A portion of the Bifidobacterium lemurum genome contains these proteins:
- a CDS encoding acyltransferase — MPAAPKQREHSLDVIRAIAIIAVICEHTSSALLTGKAQLLVNTLGTLGVPLFVMLTGYLMLDRSYDSRYLQRFLKHNLLPLVITLEIWNITWFGLSQVIGDSPISFDQVLKVALFMGPTNNGMWFLPMIIGVYLGLPIVSHTIQWLGMHHARTYSLTLLGCAAFFGTIVPTLSELFSFIMPQHIISSQLNMNIFGADVWGNSVWILFLLAGYAVKKGIFSKVNTWAATAVAIVSAVFLVLFHHFALASGLAWDPYYANLFLVITAISSFVVGQRIFTLRFAHARFLVTVTTFISTYSFSVYMLHFWILTVCVACLQSFNMSTGFISFAIIVCICLVGSLAVARILAYLRPLQRWMLLIK, encoded by the coding sequence ATGCCAGCCGCGCCTAAACAACGAGAACACTCGCTGGATGTGATTCGCGCAATTGCCATTATTGCCGTCATATGCGAACATACTTCGTCAGCACTGCTTACTGGCAAAGCGCAACTATTGGTCAACACTCTAGGCACCCTAGGCGTACCGCTGTTTGTTATGCTCACCGGGTACCTCATGCTTGATAGGAGTTATGATTCTCGGTATCTTCAGCGATTTCTCAAGCACAATCTCTTGCCGCTCGTCATAACGTTAGAAATCTGGAATATCACGTGGTTCGGACTCAGTCAAGTGATAGGAGACTCTCCCATCTCCTTTGATCAGGTTCTCAAAGTTGCTCTGTTTATGGGACCCACTAATAATGGCATGTGGTTTCTTCCAATGATTATCGGAGTTTATCTGGGATTACCAATTGTTTCCCATACGATCCAATGGCTGGGTATGCATCATGCGCGAACATACTCATTAACGTTGTTGGGATGTGCTGCATTCTTCGGCACCATCGTCCCCACTCTATCCGAATTATTTAGCTTCATCATGCCCCAGCACATTATCTCCAGTCAGTTGAATATGAATATCTTCGGAGCAGATGTTTGGGGGAACTCTGTCTGGATACTGTTTTTACTTGCTGGTTACGCAGTAAAAAAAGGTATATTCAGCAAAGTGAATACTTGGGCAGCGACAGCCGTCGCAATAGTTTCTGCTGTATTCCTTGTGTTATTCCACCATTTTGCTCTGGCAAGCGGACTTGCTTGGGACCCTTATTATGCCAATTTGTTCCTAGTAATCACTGCAATATCATCCTTTGTTGTCGGTCAACGCATATTCACCTTGCGTTTTGCTCACGCTCGCTTCCTTGTAACCGTTACAACTTTCATCTCTACGTATTCCTTTTCCGTGTACATGCTCCATTTCTGGATACTCACTGTATGCGTAGCGTGTTTGCAGTCGTTCAACATGTCAACAGGGTTTATCTCGTTCGCAATAATTGTTTGTATTTGCTTGGTAGGCTCATTGGCGGTTGCGCGAATTCTGGCCTATCTTCGACCGCTGCAACGATGGATGCTGCTTATTAAATAA
- a CDS encoding glycosyltransferase, whose amino-acid sequence MTQQQGWETINRLVFPIEDKDLVLPLYISTKSGESLDDGLERRTSIVSRSRLTLGAGAHITCSTFFNAFPAGYWRRWTNVRSVRFAVETQGIGSIRVFRSTARGLASPVAILKVDSPADSATYVADISIEGMLDGGFLWIEAQAGDCPLTLFNGEWQVESRHRTAPERSKLSIAITTFNRASYCLRQLRTIADESSLRERLDTVYCVDQGTDLVREQDGFPVLQKQLGRQLTYIQQKNLGGSGGFSRGMCETVKAGTSEYALLLDDDAISEPEAILRAVQFADYAKKPLIVGGGMLHLDNRTVLYSRGERFDPSTVMPAAAVGTVYNHDFAAHPLWQSPELHRLVNPEFNGWWLCLIPTKVIKEIGLSMPFFIKYDDVDYGLRAKEHGIPTVCLPGVAVWHQGWHDKDISRTWEEYFAQRNRWICALLHFRKPSKKFLFRMMYEDAHLGVKLLYSGMKLHHMALEDVLKGSDHLISIMPNQLAVVRQARNGFDDSTVIADPDMLPAAEHYFVGQTKFSLAQASMKEGAKVVLKAVLSHENGEKDARPQYAMAAQDAMWQNFTGIRSAAVTTSDGNGVTWLRRDSKLYRKGLWDCQRLAFRIYGLWGKLSRQYTDTPVSAMKVWEKIFREAQ is encoded by the coding sequence TTGACGCAACAGCAGGGATGGGAAACCATTAATCGTCTAGTGTTCCCGATTGAGGATAAAGACCTTGTTCTTCCGCTGTATATTTCGACGAAAAGTGGAGAGTCGCTCGACGACGGCTTGGAACGGAGAACATCGATTGTCTCCCGCTCTCGATTGACGCTTGGCGCTGGCGCTCATATCACTTGCAGCACGTTCTTCAATGCGTTTCCAGCAGGATATTGGCGCCGATGGACGAATGTTCGCAGTGTTCGTTTTGCCGTGGAGACACAAGGTATTGGCAGCATCAGAGTATTCAGATCCACGGCACGTGGCTTGGCTTCACCAGTAGCGATATTGAAAGTTGACTCTCCGGCCGATTCGGCGACCTACGTTGCAGATATCTCCATTGAGGGCATGCTGGATGGAGGCTTTCTCTGGATTGAAGCTCAGGCAGGAGATTGTCCTCTTACCTTGTTCAATGGTGAATGGCAGGTGGAGTCTAGGCATCGAACGGCACCGGAACGATCGAAGCTCTCAATAGCAATTACTACGTTTAACCGTGCTTCATACTGTTTGCGTCAGTTGCGGACAATCGCAGATGAATCATCGTTACGGGAGCGTTTGGATACGGTTTACTGCGTAGACCAAGGAACCGACCTTGTCCGAGAACAAGATGGGTTCCCTGTTTTACAGAAGCAGTTGGGGAGGCAGCTTACCTATATACAGCAAAAGAATCTAGGCGGTTCTGGTGGATTCTCCCGCGGTATGTGCGAGACGGTTAAAGCCGGGACTAGCGAATATGCCCTCTTGCTTGATGATGACGCTATTTCAGAGCCTGAGGCCATTCTTCGCGCCGTACAATTCGCTGATTATGCCAAGAAACCGCTTATTGTCGGCGGAGGCATGCTACATCTGGATAACCGAACAGTGCTGTATTCACGTGGTGAGAGATTCGACCCGAGCACGGTTATGCCTGCAGCTGCTGTTGGAACTGTATACAATCATGATTTTGCGGCTCATCCTTTATGGCAATCTCCGGAGCTTCATCGCTTGGTCAACCCTGAGTTCAACGGATGGTGGCTATGCCTGATTCCGACGAAAGTCATCAAAGAAATCGGATTGTCGATGCCGTTCTTCATCAAGTATGACGATGTAGACTATGGCCTTCGAGCAAAAGAGCATGGAATTCCCACGGTATGTTTGCCCGGAGTGGCGGTGTGGCACCAAGGGTGGCATGACAAAGACATCTCCCGCACATGGGAAGAGTATTTTGCGCAGCGGAACCGTTGGATTTGCGCCCTGCTGCATTTCCGTAAGCCAAGTAAAAAGTTCCTCTTCCGCATGATGTACGAGGATGCACACCTTGGGGTGAAGTTACTCTATTCAGGCATGAAACTGCATCATATGGCATTGGAGGATGTACTAAAAGGCTCTGATCATCTGATATCCATCATGCCGAATCAACTTGCAGTCGTCAGACAGGCGCGAAACGGGTTCGATGACAGCACGGTGATTGCAGATCCAGACATGCTGCCTGCTGCAGAGCATTATTTCGTCGGACAGACCAAATTCTCTCTTGCACAGGCAAGTATGAAAGAGGGAGCCAAGGTTGTCCTTAAAGCAGTGCTCTCGCATGAGAACGGTGAGAAAGACGCAAGGCCCCAGTATGCTATGGCGGCACAAGACGCAATGTGGCAGAACTTCACAGGCATCCGTTCCGCCGCAGTCACCACGTCCGATGGCAACGGCGTGACTTGGCTACGTAGAGACAGCAAGTTGTACCGCAAAGGTCTGTGGGATTGTCAGCGTCTGGCCTTCCGCATATACGGTCTGTGGGGCAAACTCTCACGACAATATACTGATACACCAGTGTCGGCCATGAAAGTCTGGGAGAAAATCTTCAGAGAAGCGCAATAG
- a CDS encoding IspD/TarI family cytidylyltransferase, which produces MNTAIIIAGGSGHRMGQDIPKQFINVYDKPVIIYTLESFQRHPKIDDIEVVCLDGWHDMLWAYAKQFDITKLKWVVSGGQSGQESIRNGVVNLEGQCEPDDIIVIHDGIRPLVDEAILSDVIATCEQYGNAVTSLPYNEQIFIMDDDISTVQYIPRDTLRRVSTPQAYRFGKLDWAYHEAFSRGVGIGPSSYTNTMMADLGERLYFAAGSDRNIKLTNKDDLEMFKAYLKLEKDNWLK; this is translated from the coding sequence TTGAACACTGCGATCATTATTGCTGGAGGTTCTGGCCACCGAATGGGGCAGGACATCCCCAAGCAATTTATTAATGTATATGACAAGCCAGTGATTATCTACACTCTGGAGAGCTTCCAGAGACATCCCAAAATCGATGATATCGAAGTGGTGTGCTTGGACGGCTGGCATGACATGCTTTGGGCGTACGCAAAGCAGTTCGATATTACCAAACTGAAATGGGTGGTTTCCGGAGGTCAGAGCGGTCAAGAATCTATTCGTAATGGCGTAGTAAATCTTGAGGGGCAATGCGAGCCGGACGACATCATCGTTATTCATGATGGAATCCGACCATTAGTGGACGAGGCCATACTATCGGATGTAATCGCAACATGCGAACAATATGGTAATGCCGTCACATCGTTGCCGTATAACGAACAGATTTTCATCATGGATGATGATATTTCGACGGTTCAATATATTCCGCGTGATACGCTACGTCGTGTTTCAACGCCGCAAGCCTATCGTTTTGGCAAATTAGATTGGGCGTATCATGAGGCGTTCAGCCGGGGAGTTGGCATTGGACCATCATCGTATACCAATACCATGATGGCTGATCTCGGTGAACGTTTGTACTTTGCTGCCGGCTCGGACCGCAATATCAAGTTGACTAATAAAGACGATCTTGAAATGTTCAAAGCATACCTCAAGTTAGAAAAGGACAACTGGCTAAAATGA
- a CDS encoding NAD-dependent epimerase/dehydratase family protein → MTRQAPSGSAIDVEDHPLYQADVAQASQCDLPWEKLHDATVLVTGSTGLIGSHLIDVLMHHNVNDELQCTVVAIGRNETKARKRFAHYWWSPWFRFAKHDIVVPLCDDEIPLADYVIHLASNTHPRAYATDPIGTITANINGTQNMLDYAVSCKSRRALFASSCEIYGENRGDTTYFAEDYCGYIDSNTLRAGYPESKRCGEALCQAYIRQHNLEVVIPRLARCYGPTMLPTDSKASSQFIHNGLRGEDIVLKSKGDQHYSYIYASDAVTALLTVLLQGKNGLAYNVADCRSDIYLRDLAQLIASYSDVRVTFDIPDAIEQAGFSTATTALLDSGRLQALGWRAQYDIQTGVKHTLDILSSCHSC, encoded by the coding sequence ATGACCAGGCAAGCGCCATCAGGGAGCGCAATTGACGTTGAAGATCATCCTCTCTATCAGGCGGATGTCGCTCAGGCATCTCAATGTGATTTGCCGTGGGAAAAATTGCATGATGCTACAGTGCTTGTCACAGGCTCCACGGGATTGATCGGAAGCCATCTCATCGACGTGCTAATGCATCATAACGTGAATGACGAATTGCAATGCACGGTAGTGGCAATCGGCCGTAATGAGACAAAAGCGAGAAAACGTTTTGCGCACTACTGGTGGTCCCCATGGTTTAGATTCGCAAAGCACGATATCGTAGTTCCATTGTGCGACGATGAGATTCCATTGGCGGACTATGTAATTCATCTTGCGAGCAATACACATCCAAGAGCATATGCCACTGATCCGATTGGCACCATTACTGCCAACATTAATGGGACACAAAATATGTTGGACTATGCCGTTAGCTGCAAATCTCGCCGTGCATTATTCGCATCTTCGTGTGAGATTTATGGAGAGAATCGAGGCGATACCACATATTTCGCTGAGGACTATTGCGGATATATCGACTCTAATACGCTGCGTGCCGGATATCCGGAAAGTAAACGCTGCGGCGAGGCACTTTGCCAGGCGTATATACGGCAACACAATCTTGAAGTGGTCATTCCTCGACTGGCACGTTGCTATGGCCCAACGATGTTGCCGACCGATTCCAAGGCTTCGTCTCAGTTTATACACAACGGATTGCGCGGGGAAGATATAGTTCTGAAAAGTAAGGGAGACCAGCATTATTCCTATATTTACGCTTCAGATGCCGTTACTGCGTTGCTGACAGTGCTCCTTCAAGGGAAAAATGGTCTAGCCTATAATGTTGCGGATTGCAGATCAGACATTTATCTGAGAGACTTGGCGCAGCTTATTGCGTCATACAGTGATGTCCGCGTCACCTTTGATATTCCTGATGCGATTGAACAAGCTGGGTTCAGTACAGCCACGACCGCATTGTTGGATAGTGGCCGGCTGCAAGCATTAGGCTGGCGTGCACAATATGACATACAAACGGGCGTGAAGCACACGCTTGATATATTAAGCAGCTGTCATAGTTGCTAG
- a CDS encoding LicD family protein — MSLLFTLKGQLPSSKRAVHELHDKVDALSADNAALRTELAELKQDMQSLGKSLHANMNRMQSALHTHDAQMQVFSWSNARKNGESDEDMRKRFFLNIPKAQGQLRLLQQGCAQLMKEFADLCASNNIQYWADFGTLLGAVRHNGFIPWDDDTDMGMVREDIGVLQRTIADNPEYTRRYHVKMVYDAYAFCRQVRFMYNDPNNPAFLDLFIYDYTPGSSQELYQRRSELRTRMIDSLKKLPCYKEWHTCGYIYPDDVRAANIESVFETYRVEALRENIICDKNRAQGVMFAYDDCTLDDIERIYPIERVLPTGRAYFEGFEIATPRDLMMVLNRDYGNIFDLPNDIVSHFDHVPKELFKSETVMNAIRRSVEHPDEYLN, encoded by the coding sequence ATGAGTTTACTATTTACGCTTAAGGGACAGCTTCCATCTTCCAAAAGAGCAGTACATGAGTTACATGATAAAGTCGATGCCTTGTCAGCCGACAATGCTGCTTTGCGGACAGAATTAGCTGAGTTGAAACAAGATATGCAATCTCTAGGCAAATCTTTGCATGCCAATATGAATCGGATGCAAAGTGCGTTGCATACACATGATGCTCAAATGCAAGTTTTTTCTTGGTCAAACGCAAGAAAAAATGGCGAGAGCGATGAGGACATGCGGAAAAGATTCTTTCTGAATATCCCCAAAGCACAGGGGCAACTCAGACTATTGCAGCAAGGTTGCGCTCAGTTAATGAAAGAGTTTGCTGATTTATGCGCATCCAACAATATTCAATACTGGGCTGATTTTGGCACGTTGCTGGGCGCTGTTCGACACAATGGTTTCATACCGTGGGATGATGATACCGATATGGGAATGGTGAGAGAAGATATCGGTGTATTGCAGCGGACTATAGCCGATAATCCCGAGTATACTCGCCGGTACCATGTCAAGATGGTATACGACGCTTATGCGTTCTGCCGACAAGTACGTTTTATGTACAACGACCCCAATAATCCCGCATTTTTGGATTTGTTTATTTATGACTACACGCCGGGCTCATCGCAAGAGTTATACCAGCGTCGATCTGAGCTAAGAACACGAATGATTGATTCGCTGAAGAAGCTTCCATGCTATAAAGAATGGCATACCTGCGGATATATTTATCCAGACGATGTACGTGCTGCGAACATCGAATCGGTATTTGAAACGTATCGAGTTGAAGCTTTACGGGAAAATATTATTTGTGATAAGAATCGTGCTCAAGGCGTGATGTTCGCTTACGATGACTGTACATTGGATGATATCGAACGTATCTATCCAATTGAGCGCGTACTTCCTACGGGTCGTGCATATTTTGAAGGATTTGAAATCGCTACGCCACGCGATTTGATGATGGTGTTGAATAGGGACTACGGCAATATCTTCGATTTGCCTAACGATATCGTCTCCCATTTCGACCATGTGCCAAAAGAGTTGTTCAAATCAGAAACAGTTATGAATGCGATTCGGAGGTCCGTCGAACATCCAGATGAGTATCTAAACTAA
- a CDS encoding ABC transporter ATP-binding protein produces the protein MNESGNDTAISQTDASVVLSVNHVGKYFKLPTEQATGLKQLVINWAKGIKGYKEQHVLRDINFEVHQGDFFGIVGRNGSGKSTLLKLISGIYVPDSGSIQVNGKLVPFIELGVGFNPELTGRENVYLNGALLGFTREEIDAMYDDIVEFAELEEFMDQKLKNYSSGMQVRLAFSVAIQAKGDILVLDEVLAVGDEAFQRKCDNFFAKIKKDSSKTVILVTHDMGAVKKYCNKAVLIKEGEVLINGNKDDVANRYTLENMRADKRDTDNDKADEYPTGLNARVPLLRVNPLGPQILDCDGVFQFEVEYQYEESNPYYLAIAMHDIKRGGVTYDTGSNTIQLNRHGHCKVRFEVPLQLFNNGEFKLVVSLRTQNPDNPKITDMVAFTNDDNCCIFAVRDDRNREYALLNDRALHITMLDE, from the coding sequence ATGAACGAGTCCGGAAACGATACTGCAATCTCCCAGACCGACGCTTCTGTGGTCTTGTCGGTCAATCATGTGGGCAAGTACTTCAAACTGCCTACTGAACAGGCCACCGGTTTAAAACAACTGGTCATCAACTGGGCCAAAGGCATCAAAGGTTACAAGGAACAGCATGTGCTTCGTGATATCAACTTTGAAGTGCATCAAGGAGACTTCTTCGGCATTGTAGGGCGAAACGGCTCCGGTAAATCCACATTGCTGAAGTTAATTTCCGGCATCTATGTTCCGGATTCCGGATCCATTCAAGTGAACGGTAAACTGGTGCCGTTCATCGAACTTGGTGTTGGTTTCAACCCTGAGCTTACCGGACGTGAGAACGTATACCTTAATGGCGCGCTTCTTGGCTTTACCCGTGAAGAAATCGATGCCATGTACGATGACATCGTGGAGTTCGCCGAACTTGAAGAGTTCATGGATCAGAAACTCAAGAACTACTCTTCCGGCATGCAGGTACGTCTGGCGTTCTCCGTCGCCATTCAAGCCAAAGGTGACATTCTTGTGCTCGATGAGGTTCTGGCCGTCGGAGATGAAGCATTCCAGCGCAAGTGCGACAACTTCTTCGCCAAGATTAAGAAGGATTCCTCCAAAACAGTCATTCTCGTCACCCATGATATGGGTGCCGTTAAAAAGTACTGCAATAAAGCCGTGCTGATTAAGGAAGGCGAAGTCCTAATCAACGGCAATAAGGATGATGTCGCTAATCGTTACACACTCGAGAACATGCGGGCGGATAAACGAGATACTGACAACGACAAAGCAGATGAGTATCCTACAGGGCTTAATGCGAGAGTTCCGCTGTTGCGTGTGAATCCGCTTGGCCCTCAAATTCTTGACTGTGACGGAGTGTTCCAGTTCGAAGTCGAATATCAATATGAAGAGTCAAACCCATATTATCTAGCCATTGCCATGCATGATATTAAGCGCGGTGGCGTTACTTACGATACTGGTTCGAATACTATTCAGCTCAATAGGCACGGACATTGCAAAGTTCGATTTGAAGTTCCGTTGCAGTTATTCAATAATGGCGAATTCAAGCTGGTCGTGTCCTTGCGTACTCAGAATCCTGACAATCCGAAAATCACCGATATGGTCGCATTCACTAATGATGACAACTGTTGCATTTTCGCAGTGCGTGATGACCGCAACCGTGAATATGCGTTGCTTAACGACCGAGCTTTGCACATCACCATGCTCGACGAGTAA
- a CDS encoding ABC transporter permease → MSKFMKTVENRYHYSLVVLRELVRTDFKLRYQGSFLGIAWSVLKPLMLFCVMYVVFAKFLRMSDGTPTYPVVLLLGISTWQFVEEATSVGLRSVVDRGDLLRKIHFPNYIVVVSSTIGALISYAINLVVVLVFALFSHVQFTWRVLLLPLNFIELYILSLGIALLLSSMYVYFRDIAHLWDVLKQVLFYAMPVIYPLGMVMDNQSLQPFGKLIAQMQLLNPIAQTVQDIRHNLIAPETQPTIWTISGHVWMGLIPVALSVFIFWLGIYVFRKNNRKFAEVM, encoded by the coding sequence ATGTCGAAATTCATGAAAACAGTGGAGAATCGCTACCACTATTCTTTGGTGGTGCTCAGGGAATTGGTACGTACCGATTTCAAATTGCGTTATCAAGGTTCTTTCTTGGGTATTGCTTGGTCGGTGCTCAAGCCTCTGATGCTGTTCTGCGTCATGTATGTGGTGTTTGCGAAGTTCCTTCGCATGTCAGACGGAACGCCGACTTACCCTGTTGTGTTGCTGCTCGGCATCAGCACATGGCAGTTTGTCGAAGAGGCGACTTCCGTAGGCTTACGTTCAGTGGTGGATCGAGGTGATTTGCTGCGCAAGATTCACTTCCCCAACTATATTGTCGTGGTCTCTTCCACCATCGGCGCGCTTATTAGTTATGCCATCAATCTCGTCGTCGTTTTAGTGTTCGCTTTGTTCAGCCATGTGCAATTCACTTGGCGTGTGCTACTGCTGCCACTAAACTTTATCGAGTTGTATATTCTGTCTCTTGGCATAGCGTTGTTGCTGAGTTCCATGTACGTATATTTCCGTGACATCGCTCATTTGTGGGATGTCCTCAAACAAGTGCTGTTCTATGCTATGCCAGTGATTTATCCGCTGGGTATGGTGATGGACAATCAATCGTTGCAGCCGTTCGGCAAACTCATCGCGCAGATGCAGCTGCTCAATCCCATCGCGCAAACCGTGCAGGATATCCGTCATAATCTCATCGCCCCCGAAACACAGCCAACTATTTGGACGATCAGTGGGCATGTGTGGATGGGATTGATTCCCGTTGCCCTGTCCGTCTTCATCTTCTGGCTTGGCATCTATGTGTTCCGTAAGAATAATCGCAAGTTTGCAGAGGTCATGTAA
- a CDS encoding glycosyltransferase family 2 protein, with amino-acid sequence MQNASKVAAVVVTYNRLEKLKKVLASLEAQTRLPEQLVIVNNAATDGTDIFLNEYASTFKYADSIQLDIVTLETNEGGAGGFSAGMRRAYELGCDFAWIFDDDGYPEPDALDKLVDGYDAAVAELGPDVPFACSMVKFIDGTISEMNNPIPTWDWGRLKAKGLDIVLVNRCSFVSVLIPRWVMEAFGLPYKEYFIWFDDAEYTLRITKTCPGVQVLDSVVLHDMGVNKGVNFGMIDEKNVWKFLYGARNEASYHLHHEGLYQYLRFCAMVRNTMRRGGVDRKLQKQVYGKLLEARTFNPKIDYPQTPAVASI; translated from the coding sequence ATGCAGAACGCAAGTAAAGTCGCAGCAGTGGTGGTGACATACAATCGCCTAGAAAAACTGAAGAAGGTTCTCGCCTCGCTGGAGGCCCAAACTCGACTGCCAGAGCAACTGGTCATTGTGAACAATGCAGCGACTGACGGAACTGATATCTTTCTGAACGAATACGCGTCTACATTCAAATATGCCGACTCAATACAACTTGATATTGTGACGCTCGAAACGAATGAGGGCGGAGCGGGAGGGTTCTCTGCCGGCATGCGTCGTGCCTATGAGCTGGGATGTGATTTCGCTTGGATCTTCGACGATGACGGTTATCCTGAACCCGATGCCCTTGACAAATTGGTCGACGGTTATGATGCCGCAGTCGCCGAACTGGGGCCGGACGTGCCTTTTGCCTGTTCCATGGTCAAGTTCATCGATGGCACTATTTCCGAAATGAACAATCCCATTCCCACATGGGATTGGGGACGTCTCAAGGCCAAAGGTCTTGATATTGTTCTGGTAAATCGGTGTTCCTTTGTCTCGGTGTTAATCCCCCGATGGGTCATGGAAGCCTTTGGATTGCCGTACAAGGAGTATTTCATTTGGTTCGATGATGCGGAATACACGTTGCGTATCACCAAGACCTGTCCCGGCGTGCAAGTGCTCGATAGTGTCGTGCTCCATGATATGGGCGTGAACAAGGGCGTGAACTTCGGCATGATAGACGAGAAGAACGTGTGGAAGTTCCTCTATGGTGCGCGCAATGAGGCTTCCTATCATCTGCACCATGAAGGGCTCTATCAGTATCTACGCTTCTGCGCCATGGTGCGTAATACTATGCGCCGCGGCGGCGTTGATCGCAAGCTGCAGAAACAGGTCTACGGCAAGCTGCTGGAAGCGCGGACTTTCAATCCTAAGATTGACTATCCGCAGACCCCGGCCGTTGCTTCCATTTAA
- a CDS encoding glycosyltransferase — MHNFFRLDEEGNQQIEQLSERMQRLVLGAVNYNALIQPGRTLTYKIYMGEKWQYPRLTDTSTLNGVLTEQAGLNPIAVFHATSTVEPQSRFSPHYFAGNEQLIDRNIRFILLTPDEATDDDVEQNYPIGKATKLYREVESTAPAFFDALREAKRIRREQISRTAIKPFSPNTTGKINGRSHTHHPWVEIAPGKADLNAPRAVIIAMHWLQSGGAERWALETISLVKEAGFIPIVITDSDGHQPWITRSELKGTVLLPLTMPLQERVGDAPLLRALFEQFNIAGILIHHCQWMYDNAWWVKKFFPQTHIVDSLHIVEYIFHGGYPSESVARDEWIDLHHVISPQLEHWLKDIHHIDPHKVIDAPLVGLTADSAGLTFKTRDTSQPLVVSFVGRNVRQKRPETFILAARAINKAFPGKVKFIMHGNGDMDAFVDRLIERYQLEDVIERRSMSIPVGTTYAETDVLLVSSMNEGITLTTIEALSAGIPVVSANIGSQDTLIPPQGLCRRLSASFVKDAKSILGHILEHEENREKLWRSEAKRLQEFSELESANDYFRNMLTEWSR, encoded by the coding sequence ATGCACAATTTCTTCCGCCTTGACGAAGAGGGCAACCAGCAGATTGAGCAGCTGAGTGAACGAATGCAGCGTCTTGTCCTCGGCGCTGTAAATTACAATGCGCTGATTCAACCAGGACGCACGTTAACTTACAAGATCTACATGGGAGAAAAGTGGCAATACCCACGCCTGACCGACACCTCCACGTTGAATGGTGTGCTGACGGAGCAAGCGGGACTGAATCCGATCGCTGTATTCCATGCAACTTCTACAGTCGAGCCCCAATCGCGTTTCTCCCCGCATTATTTCGCAGGCAATGAGCAGCTAATAGATCGTAACATCCGATTTATCCTGCTTACTCCGGACGAGGCAACCGACGATGATGTCGAGCAGAATTATCCGATTGGAAAAGCCACGAAATTATATAGAGAAGTGGAATCGACAGCTCCCGCGTTCTTTGATGCATTACGTGAAGCCAAGAGAATTCGACGTGAGCAAATCAGTAGGACTGCAATCAAGCCATTTTCCCCTAATACCACGGGAAAAATAAACGGCCGCTCACATACGCATCATCCATGGGTTGAAATTGCCCCGGGCAAGGCGGACCTCAATGCTCCCAGAGCTGTTATCATCGCCATGCACTGGCTGCAGTCCGGCGGCGCGGAGCGTTGGGCTCTTGAAACGATTTCACTCGTTAAAGAAGCTGGATTCATCCCAATTGTCATCACCGATTCCGACGGACACCAGCCGTGGATTACACGTAGCGAGCTCAAAGGCACCGTGTTGTTGCCTCTTACTATGCCGTTACAGGAACGCGTTGGCGATGCCCCTCTGCTGCGAGCGCTATTTGAACAGTTCAACATCGCGGGCATCCTCATCCACCATTGTCAGTGGATGTATGACAATGCTTGGTGGGTGAAGAAGTTCTTCCCGCAAACACATATCGTGGATTCTCTACACATTGTGGAGTACATCTTCCATGGCGGGTACCCCAGTGAATCTGTGGCGCGCGATGAATGGATTGACCTCCATCACGTGATCTCTCCGCAACTCGAACATTGGCTGAAAGATATTCACCACATCGATCCTCATAAGGTGATAGATGCTCCGCTCGTCGGTTTGACTGCCGATAGCGCCGGACTCACTTTCAAGACACGGGACACTTCACAGCCATTAGTTGTATCTTTTGTAGGCCGCAATGTACGTCAAAAACGTCCTGAAACGTTTATTCTGGCGGCCCGCGCTATTAACAAAGCGTTCCCCGGCAAAGTCAAGTTCATCATGCATGGCAATGGCGATATGGACGCCTTTGTCGACCGTCTTATCGAACGCTATCAGCTGGAAGATGTAATCGAACGCCGTTCTATGAGCATACCGGTCGGTACTACTTATGCGGAAACAGACGTATTACTGGTGTCTTCGATGAATGAGGGCATCACGCTCACCACCATTGAGGCACTGTCTGCTGGCATCCCCGTTGTTTCAGCGAACATCGGATCCCAAGACACACTTATTCCACCACAGGGCTTGTGTCGTCGTCTTTCCGCTTCCTTTGTCAAGGATGCCAAATCTATACTGGGACATATTCTTGAGCACGAAGAGAACAGAGAAAAGCTCTGGAGGTCGGAAGCCAAACGCCTACAAGAGTTCTCCGAACTGGAGTCCGCAAACGACTATTTCCGAAACATGTTGACTGAGTGGAGTCGCTAA